ACTCAATGCCAGCCTCCCAGCCTTGCTGCTCATCCGCCTGCCGTACACAGCCAGGTGTGTCCTAGCCCCGGGGCCCAGAGAGCAGCGAAGCTCTTGGCCGTGGTAGCATAACTTGGCCAAAACATCAGTCCTCCTGTTCAGTACCTTGAAGCCCTATCAGAAGGTGCCTCGTATGTCCAGAAGAGGCGGGAAGGGCCTCTGGTCGGTTGTGACTCAGGAGTTAGCGCCCGCCCCTGAGTGAGGCCCTCTAGAGACGAGGCAGATCTGGGCCCTGCTGGTGGCAGCTAGCTCCCTTGGCCAGGACACGTTCACGGAGCAGCCGGCGGGGCCTCGCCCGGGTCTGTGaagctggaggagaggggcaagggCAGGGCCACGCAGTGAGCAAAGGTGCGGGGGGAGGAGTGACCATGGCTTCCAGAGCCCCCGGCTGGAGTGTGCGGGGTGAATGGGACTAGTAGGGGAGGATGGTGGCATGGGGTGGAGGACACGCTGGCGGAGTAGGGGGCAGGTGTCCCCAGGCGGTGGGGAGCTGTTGGCGTTGCAGGGGCTCAAACGCTCTGCTTCTCTTCCACAGCTCAGGTCTGATGGCGCCGAGGGAAGTCCTCACGGGCAATGGTGAGTGGGCTCAGGGAAGGCATGCGTTTGCCAGCCTCATTCAGCCCGTGGCTGCAGAGAGCTGGCTCCAAGTTCCCCAGGCCCTCTTCATTCCCAGGGTGCCCCCCCCACCACTTCTCAGAATGATTGGCGGCTGAGCAGAGAAATGCGGCCCCCAGGCCTCACCCCTCTTCAGCCAGCTCGAGGTGTTGGGACATCTAGGGGCCTTCCGTGTGGGGGGGCCCGTGGAGTCCGTCTCCACTCCAGAAGCGTGAATCCTAGAGTTTTGGGTTTAACAGACCGGAAGTGTTTCAAAAAACAGTTCTGAGGACTTCCCTTTTGCTATGAAGGATGATCGTTCCCCCCAAAAGGTCATTGAAAATGTCTAAGTGAACCTTGAGTTTTCTATAtctctgtcttttcttatttatttatctatttatttattattttaatgtttatttagtcttgagagacagacagacagagcgtgagcagggggagggcagagagagagacacacacacagaatccgaagcaggctccaggctctgagctgtcagcacagagcccgacgtggggctcgaattcacagaccacaagatcatgacctgagccgaagtcggacgcttaaccgcctgagccacccaggcgccccttttctcatttaatttagtTAGGGCTTGGCATTAGAGAGCCAACTGCTGAGGCCGTAGGTGTCCccgggggaggctgggggtgcaTGGGATAAGAAGCAGCTGCTCTTAGGGACCCGTGAGGGACCCTGAAAACGTGAATGAAGGGTGATAGGAGCCAGCTCTGTGAGGATCTCGGTGTCCCACCACACAGGGTGTGTCAGTTGCCAGGGGTGGGAGGCTTCACAGTGCAGACATCTGGTGGTCCCCACCCCAACACGGTAATCCCACTGGATGTCGTCAAGAGAGGCCGCTCACATGGCACATGGAAGGGCACAGCCCCGTCTCCATTGTCTTCTGCTGCGGGACTGGCAGCCGGCTTCTGGCAGGTGTTGGGGCGTTACCGTAAGTAGCTATCTGCGACCTggttctctgctctccccctcaCTCCTCAGATGAGGTCATCGGGCAGGTGCTGAGCACACTCAAATCCGAAGACGTCCCGTACACCGCGGCCCTCACGGCGGTCCGCCCTTCCCGGGTACGTAGTGTGTGCTTCTGCAGGGGCCCTGGAAGCCGGGGGCAGAGGCAAGTGCTGAGTGGGCCTAGGTGTGTGGCTCCGAGGGGAATGCCCTGGGGGGGCCAGTTTCTTCCCTGGGCCTATGTGGGGGGACAGGGATGAACCAGAAAGTGACGCTTTCTCTTTCCAGGCTGCAGCCTTCCATCTGGCCCAGTGGGCCTCACAGGCTGGCATATTTGGACAGTATGTCCAAGTGTTCCTAATCTGGAGGGACTAGGAAGATCACAGGGGCTTAGGGGTCCGCCCGGGaagagcttcctggaggaagggccTCCGAGTATGACCAGTGCAACTGCAGATACTAGAGAGGGTGCCCAGCGGGGACAATGAGGAAGGCCACTTGATTCTGGGCCATGCTCTCAGCTCCACTGAGACAAGGCTTGTGGGTTGTTTGTACAGGTGGCCCGTGATGTAGCCATGGTGACTGGGGGGCTAGGTCGCCAGCTGCTGCAAAAACAGACAGCGTCAGCTGTGGTCCATCCCCCTGTGAGTTACAATGACACCGCCCCCCGGATCCTGTTCTGGGCCCAAAACTTCTCGGTGGCATACGGGAACCACTGGGAGGACCTGACCTCCCTCACCTTTGGGGTCCAGGATCTTAACCTCACTGGCTCCTTCTGGAATGACTCCGTTGCCAGGTAAGGGCAGAGTTCCTGTCACTGCAGGTGGGTGCATGTGTATGTTGGGGGGGAGGTTCCCTGTGGGAAGCAGGTGAGAttgtggggtggggcaggtggagggctCTTGGAGTGGGGCTTGCTCAGAGTTTTGCCTCTCCATGCCTTCTAGTCCTTGCCCAGAACCTTGGTTGTTAACACTTCCCAATCACCAGGGAACCTGACACTTCCCCACACCCCCTTCGCCTTAAACAGCCTCAAGGTGACTGCCCGAGGGTGTATACCAGGCCTGAGTTAGTTCTAGGGCTTCTGTACCCTCGCTGCGTGGCTGGAGAGACCACCTTTATCCCCAAAGCCCAATCCGGGCATCTCAGCAACCCCGAGGGGACCTGAAAGGAGGGGCAGTAGGCTCAGGGAAACCAGAGGAAGGTGCTTTTAGCTGGAGGTGGGGGACCTGGGTGCTGGTTTCTGACCTAGATGTGACagggccttagtttccccatttgtCAGGTTGGGACACTGCCTCTTCAGGTGCTGTGAGTACCCGGGGCAGCATAGGTAGAGTGGACTTGAGGAACTTGCTCTACTGCTAGATGTTAAAGGCCCCCCAGAGCCTGACAACTCCCCTCTTACTCTGGCCCCGCAGGCTTTCGCTGACCTACGAACAACTCTTTGGTACCACCGTGACATTCAGGTGAGTCCGAGGGGCAGTTGACGTGTGGGCAGGCTGGCGTGGCTCCGGCCTTCCCGGCTGCCTGATGAATCCCCGGACGGCCTCTCCCTCAGGTTCATTCTGGCCAACCGCTTCTACCCGGTGTCTGCCCGCCACTGGTTTACCATGGAGCGCCTTGAAATCCACAGCAACGGCTCCGTCACCTACTTCAACGCCTCCCAGGTCACAGGGCCTAGCATCTACTCCTTTCATTGCGAGTACGTCAGCTGTCTGGGCAAGAACGGCGACCTCCTCGTGCCCCGCGTGCGGCCCTCTCTCTGGCAGATGACCCTTCAGCACTTCCAGGTAGGGAGCGCGGGGCCCGGGCTGTGGGGAGCAGCGTACCTGGGGGAGGCGGGTGGGCAGCGGAGGCCTGATGGCTCCCGGCATCTCTGGGCCTGGGCTTGGCCGCGTAGGTGAGGGTCCTGTGCCCACAGTGCTGCCATTCTGTGGGATCTGGACCAACCCACTAACTTGGGACCCCCGGTCCTCACGTGGGGCCACATGGTCCTTTCTGTCCCCTCCCAGATCCAAGCCTTCAACGTGACAGGCGAGCAGTTCTCCTACGCCAGTGACTGCGCCGGCTTCTTCTCCCCGGGCATCTGGATGGGGCTGCTCACTTCCTTGTTCATGCTGTTCATCTTTACCTATGGCTTACACATGATCCTCAGCCTCAAGACCATGGACCGCTTTGACGACCACAAGGGCCCCACCATCTCTTTGACCCAGATTGTGTGACCCCGTGCCCGTGGGGGGTTGCAGGCACGATGGTGTCCAGGTTGTTGCTTTCCCACCTCGAGGCACGCTGGACCGAAGGGCTTCCCCTCTTCCTACCATAGCATGAACCCCCAGTTCCCCTCGGCCTGTCTTGTTACCCGTTCAACACGCTGAGGGGCTCTCCACCCTCCATCTACCAGCAAGGTGTACATAGTTCTTCGTAGATAGGAGACAGATCTCCCAGGTCCAGTCATTGTAGGGGGAGAGGACATGAGTTCTGGGACCCCCTCTTCCCCCTTATTTATTCTCATCTCTCCACCTTCACCCTTTGCTGTTTATAGTGCTTTTGTGTATCAAATGCTCCCTCCCCAGACTTTACGGGGCTCCCTGCAGCAGCTAGAAGCTGAAGGTTCCCTGAGTTTGGGGCGGTGTGGAAGTACTATTTAATTGTCCTGCTTGGCTGGTGTCATTGTCTTTTGGTGATGTTGTGCTAATAATAAGCAGTACGCTGGGGTTTATTTCTGTGGCCTGAGAAGGAAGAGACCTCCACAGCAGCTGGGTTGGGTGTAATCATTGGTTTTCTGGCATGTACCCGCCAGGAGTGCCTGGCAGGAGCCTGGGGTTCTGGGTGGTTTCCTTcctaataaaataaagacaggtTGCCATGCTTAGGCCTCTTGTCACTCATTTCTGCACCGGGCACGAGGGGATGCGCTTGGCTGAGGGCTGCAGGAGGGGGCGCCCGGATGTAGCTGTAACGGAGTCAGGCCAAAGGGAAGGCCGGAGGGTCTTCAACAAGCCTTTAACCGGCGAGGGTACGGAGGGGCTGAGGCTCgcgggcggggagggcggggcggtCCGTGcctgtgggggcggggaggggggggagagaccGTCGTGACAATAGCTGCCTTCGCGTCCCGAGGGGGCCGCCCCCGGCTGCCGCAGCGGCGCGCGCCCGCCGCACCCAGcctcctggggggcggggcgggcggccgGGTCGCGCGCGGCTCCCGCGCACGAATCCCTCGCGGGCCGCAGCACCGGCCGccggccgccccgcccgccccgcccctctcctgtcccctcagGGCTCTCGGCGAGCGACGCCGCCCGCGGAACCGCGCTCGTGCTGCCTCCCGGACCCCGGCCGCCCTCCTGGGAGGCGAGCCAGGGAGGCGGTGGCCCCAGCTGGCGCGGCGGGAcgcggggaggggctgggactCTTTGACGCGGCGGAGGGGTCAAGCGGCGTCGACTGCCGCCATCTTTGGTCCAgtgcggcggcggtggcggcggcggcggcggtggcggcgagGACTGtgctgaaggaggaggaggagcgacGGGCGCTGGCAGCGAGGCCTGACCATGGACGAGGAATACGACGTGATCGTGCTGGGGACCGGCCTCACCGTAAGTGCGGTCTCAGGCGCCCGGGGTCCCGTGTCGTCTCGTCCTTCCTGCGGCGCTGCCGCCCCCGACCGCCGACCCCATCTTCCCGTCATTGCCGTCCGAGGCGCTCGGGTCCCCAAAAAGACCGCCCCGTGCCCACCCCACCACCGTCCGCGACATCGTCTTTCTCCACCCCCCCGTCGCCCGGTCTGCAAGAAGCGGCCCTCTACCTAGCCGCCCCCTCGACTCCCCGGGCTCGACCTCCGATCCCCCCCCTTCCTCTGTATCCAGGCCTCCTGGGCCAGAAGATGCACCCCCCACTCGGCCGgagtcccccctccccgccgTGCCCCCGACCCCGCCCACCAGGCCCCCAGCCATCATCCGCACCCCTCGCCCACACAGCATCCCTCCCACATCTTGTGCTAATTCTGGTGCGGGTGAAGTACAAGGTCCCTGGGTAAGGGGGCCTCACCGGGGCGGGCCCTCATCCTGCGTTCCTGGCTTCTCAATGCGGCCCGGGGCCCAGGGAATGTTCCAGAAGGAACAGCATTGGGGCCAGGGAGCACATTCCCGCTACCCTACCACGGTTTCCCATGGAGATTCCAGGCTGAGGAGTATTTGCAGCCTTTGTCCTTGGCCTGGTGACAGAAACGAGTGAGGGTGTTtatcttccctcttcccccagacCCTGTTGGACTGCTCCCCTGGAGAGGCTCCTCTTTCTCAGTCAGGGTGTAGAAGCCCCTCCTGTGgctgggcacacacacacacagggtcagCCGCTCCTGTCCTTTGAGAAAAGAGcagcccagggtggggcctgagattgCAGGCCGGTGTCGAGCCTCTCTTCACTTCCCTTTCTGGTGCCCTTCGTTGTTCAGCTGGATCTCCTCTGAGGCTCATTGTGGGCTTTCTGCCTTTTAGCGTGGTCCTATGTAGATAGATGGCTTTCTTGTCATGGCCAAGACCATTCCCCTGTGTCTGCTGGGCACTCTTTCTCTGGACACcgtccttatttctttttccttgttcaACTCTGCTCAGCAAAGTTGTAAAAGGGACTGTGGTCAGATGAAGCTGTCACCCCGGCTTTTAggggagccagccagccaggggtGGAAGGAGCTTCCGCTGGAGCAGGGTCTCTGTAGGTTTGCTCTCCCGTCAGGTTTAGGGTGGGGAACAAATCAGGGCGGCTGTTGGGAATGTGGGCAGAGGGAAATGCAGCAAGTGTTGCCCCCTTCTCCAGGAATGTATCCTGTCCGGCATCATGTCCGTGAACGGGAAGAAAGTGCTGCACATGGACAGGAACCCCTACTATGGGGGAGAGAGCTCCTCCATCACgcccctggaggaggtgaggctcCTGGGCCCAGGCCCATCCCCCGTTGCCCTTTCACAGAAGCTGCCTGAGCAGCTCCATAGATTCTCTGGGAAAGGGGGGCAGGGACCAGACGGGGTGGTCCTTGAGGCGCCTCTCTGTCTCCTGTTTGCAGCTGTATAAGCGTTTTCAGTTGCTGGAGGGGCCCCCTGAGGCCATGGGCAGGGGCCGAGACTGGAACGTCGACCTGATCCCCAAATTCCTCATGGCCAATGGTGAGAGGGATGAAAAGAGGTGTCGTGGGAGGTGATGAGGACGGCTGAAGAGGGGCAGGCTCCGGAGGAGGGGTGGCCATACCAGCTAGGGAGCTTCGGGAGGGGGGAAGCTGTGCCAATGTTGTTTCTTCCCCACCGCCCCACAGGGCAGCTGGTAAAGATGCTGCTGTATACAGAGGTGACGCGCTACCTGGACTTCAAGGTGGTGGAAGGCAGCTTTGTCTACAAGGGGGGAAAGATCTATAAAGTGCCATCCACTGAGACTGAAGCCTTGGCTTCCAGTGAGTACAGGTTCCCTGGGCCAGAGAATTATGGCGAGGGGCAGAGCAGGGCGCCCAAGGTCACATTCCCCACGCACTGCCAGAAGCCCCTTGGTCTGGCCGCCTTCAACTGCCCTGAGCCTCACAGCGGAGGCCAGGAGGGAAGTCCACACGCAGAACGGATGTGTGGATGGTTGCTCCTTCTGGAAAGACTTCAGCCTCTTGACCGGGGCTCCACGTGTCCCGTGAAACATCCCCAAGTGTTGGAACTGGGAGGATCTGCAGAGTCTGTCCAGCCCAATCCCCTctttgtacagatggggaaactgaaaccAAGAAGGGCAAAGGGGCTCATGTAAGCTTACACGGTGGTCATCAGCAAAGCTTGGCTGGGAGCTAGGGCACCTGCTTTCTTAGCCCGCCTGCTGGGAAGGAGGGCTTCACGTTCTGTGGGGTACAGGCTTCTCGCATCTGCCTCCACAGATCTGATGGGCATGTTTGAGAAACGGCGTTTCCGCAAATTCCTGGTGTTTGTAGCAAACTTTGATGAGAACGACCCCAAGACCTTCGAGGGTGTCGACCCCCAGAGCACCAGCATGCGCGACGTCTACCGGAAGTTTGACCTGGGCCAGGACGTCATCGACTTCACTGGCCATGCCCTGGCGCTCTACCGCACTGATGAGTGAGAGGAAGCTGGCGTGGCAGACCCCCTCGTCTGGCtgcaccctgccctccccactcctgcaCGCTGCTCCCTCCATCCGCCCTGCACGTTTCTCGTAGTCAGCCACATGTTCACCCGTCAgcttttttgtcctttttgcGCATTTATTTGACCCGGAGCCTTCCCCAGGCCGTAGACGGTGGTGGGGAGGCTGGCCTGGTGCTTGGGTGGGGGTGAGCTGGGGTGCTGCTGTTGGAGCTTCTTCTCTTGACCCCATCCTCCCAGTTA
This region of Felis catus isolate Fca126 chromosome X, F.catus_Fca126_mat1.0, whole genome shotgun sequence genomic DNA includes:
- the ATP6AP1 gene encoding V-type proton ATPase subunit S1: MAATAAARLQAGTRQAPALWQMRWLLLVLVAVAEAEQQVPLVLWSSDRDLWGPAANTHEGHITSDMQLSTYLDPALELGPRNVLLFLQDKLSIEDFTAYGGVFGNKQDSAFSNLENALDLAPSSLVLPAVDWYAVSTLTTYLQEKLGASPLHVDLATLRELRLNASLPALLLIRLPYTASSGLMAPREVLTGNDEVIGQVLSTLKSEDVPYTAALTAVRPSRVARDVAMVTGGLGRQLLQKQTASAVVHPPVSYNDTAPRILFWAQNFSVAYGNHWEDLTSLTFGVQDLNLTGSFWNDSVARLSLTYEQLFGTTVTFRFILANRFYPVSARHWFTMERLEIHSNGSVTYFNASQVTGPSIYSFHCEYVSCLGKNGDLLVPRVRPSLWQMTLQHFQIQAFNVTGEQFSYASDCAGFFSPGIWMGLLTSLFMLFIFTYGLHMILSLKTMDRFDDHKGPTISLTQIV